The following proteins come from a genomic window of Crassostrea angulata isolate pt1a10 chromosome 1, ASM2561291v2, whole genome shotgun sequence:
- the LOC128190581 gene encoding DNA damage-regulated autophagy modulator protein 2-like isoform X1 translates to MFLAASWCMGRFMWLLPIFTLGWLFVSMTTTYGIAVALNHTFPNFPYISYTGVEVPERGIFTFSIAVTAIMLAANAEMRFLFVKEIFHEKKMNKKWKNTNVAGLVLGLISSLGLLLVGCFQVDVMKPPHYFGAFLCFVIAIVYLWLQTVITWKLRHVAQKEQDGKVWRAIRKFVWIWQILNSAASTILLILFSVSKATYKMQRKLNMGTKWDTLRGVFLLSTTTEWLLAFSIMFFVLTFIPGFKRLKDIKVKVTLDKGEKSGPPPNGEQQEMNDRERLQPEKQEV, encoded by the exons ATGTTCCTGGCAGCCAGTTGGTGCATGGGTCGCTTCATGTGGCTTCTGCCCATATTCACTCTAGGATGGCTCTTTGTGTCAATGACAACCAC TTATGGTATTGCAGTGGCACTTAATCACACCTTTCCTAATTTTCCATACATCAG CTACACAGGTGTGGAAGTTCCGGAGAGgggaatatttacattttcaattgcTGTCACTGCCATTATGC TTGCTGCCAATGCAGAAATGCGATTTCTGTTCGTGAAGgaaatttttcatgaaaaaaaaatgaacaagaaaTGGAAGAATACAAATGTAGCTGGACTTGTGCTGGGGCTCATCTCCTCCTTGGGCTTGCTCCTGGTCGGATGTTTCCAG GTGGATGTGATGAAACCTCCCCACTACTTTGGAGCCTTTCTCTGCTTTGTGATAGCCATTGTGTATCTATGGTTACAGACAGTCATCACTTGGAAACTGAGACATGTGGCACAAAAGGAGCAAGATGGGAAAGTTTGGAGAGCTATCCGAAAGTTTGTTTGGATCTGGCAAATCCTAAATAGTGCTGCCTCCACCATATTACTTATCTTAT TTTCTGTATCTAAGGCAACATACAAAATGCAGAGGAAGTTAAACATGGGAACTAAATGG GATACACTACGGGGTGTGTTTTTGTTGTCCACGACAACAGAGTGGTTACTAGCCTTCTCAATCATGTTCTTTGTGCTAACATTTATCCCTGGCTTCAAACGTTTGAAAGACATCAAAGTTAAAGTGACCTTGGATAAAGGTGAAAAGTCAGGACCACCTCCCAATGGAGAACAG caGGAAATGAATGACAGGGAAAGGCTTCAGCCAGAAAAACAGGAAGTTTAA
- the LOC128190581 gene encoding DNA damage-regulated autophagy modulator protein 2-like isoform X2, giving the protein MFLAASWCMGRFMWLLPIFTLGWLFVSMTTTYGIAVALNHTFPNFPYISYTGVEVPERGIFTFSIAVTAIMLAANAEMRFLFVKEIFHEKKMNKKWKNTNVAGLVLGLISSLGLLLVGCFQVDVMKPPHYFGAFLCFVIAIVYLWLQTVITWKLRHVAQKEQDGKVWRAIRKFVWIWQILNSAASTILLILFSVSKATYKMQRKLNMGTKWDTLRGVFLLSTTTEWLLAFSIMFFVLTFIPGFKRLKDIKVKVTLDKGEKSGPPPNGEQEMNDRERLQPEKQEV; this is encoded by the exons ATGTTCCTGGCAGCCAGTTGGTGCATGGGTCGCTTCATGTGGCTTCTGCCCATATTCACTCTAGGATGGCTCTTTGTGTCAATGACAACCAC TTATGGTATTGCAGTGGCACTTAATCACACCTTTCCTAATTTTCCATACATCAG CTACACAGGTGTGGAAGTTCCGGAGAGgggaatatttacattttcaattgcTGTCACTGCCATTATGC TTGCTGCCAATGCAGAAATGCGATTTCTGTTCGTGAAGgaaatttttcatgaaaaaaaaatgaacaagaaaTGGAAGAATACAAATGTAGCTGGACTTGTGCTGGGGCTCATCTCCTCCTTGGGCTTGCTCCTGGTCGGATGTTTCCAG GTGGATGTGATGAAACCTCCCCACTACTTTGGAGCCTTTCTCTGCTTTGTGATAGCCATTGTGTATCTATGGTTACAGACAGTCATCACTTGGAAACTGAGACATGTGGCACAAAAGGAGCAAGATGGGAAAGTTTGGAGAGCTATCCGAAAGTTTGTTTGGATCTGGCAAATCCTAAATAGTGCTGCCTCCACCATATTACTTATCTTAT TTTCTGTATCTAAGGCAACATACAAAATGCAGAGGAAGTTAAACATGGGAACTAAATGG GATACACTACGGGGTGTGTTTTTGTTGTCCACGACAACAGAGTGGTTACTAGCCTTCTCAATCATGTTCTTTGTGCTAACATTTATCCCTGGCTTCAAACGTTTGAAAGACATCAAAGTTAAAGTGACCTTGGATAAAGGTGAAAAGTCAGGACCACCTCCCAATGGAGAACAG GAAATGAATGACAGGGAAAGGCTTCAGCCAGAAAAACAGGAAGTTTAA
- the LOC128190581 gene encoding DNA damage-regulated autophagy modulator protein 2-like isoform X3 yields MFLAASWCMGRFMWLLPIFTLGWLFVSMTTTYGIAVALNHTFPNFPYISYTGVEVPERGIFTFSIAVTAIMLAANAEMRFLFVKEIFHEKKMNKKWKNTNVAGLVLGLISSLGLLLVGCFQVDVMKPPHYFGAFLCFVIAIVYLWLQTVITWKLRHVAQKEQDGKVWRAIRKFVWIWQILNSAASTILLILFSVSKATYKMQRKLNMGTKWDTLRGVFLLSTTTEWLLAFSIMFFVLTFIPGFKRLKDIKVKVTLDKGEKSGPPPNGEQV; encoded by the exons ATGTTCCTGGCAGCCAGTTGGTGCATGGGTCGCTTCATGTGGCTTCTGCCCATATTCACTCTAGGATGGCTCTTTGTGTCAATGACAACCAC TTATGGTATTGCAGTGGCACTTAATCACACCTTTCCTAATTTTCCATACATCAG CTACACAGGTGTGGAAGTTCCGGAGAGgggaatatttacattttcaattgcTGTCACTGCCATTATGC TTGCTGCCAATGCAGAAATGCGATTTCTGTTCGTGAAGgaaatttttcatgaaaaaaaaatgaacaagaaaTGGAAGAATACAAATGTAGCTGGACTTGTGCTGGGGCTCATCTCCTCCTTGGGCTTGCTCCTGGTCGGATGTTTCCAG GTGGATGTGATGAAACCTCCCCACTACTTTGGAGCCTTTCTCTGCTTTGTGATAGCCATTGTGTATCTATGGTTACAGACAGTCATCACTTGGAAACTGAGACATGTGGCACAAAAGGAGCAAGATGGGAAAGTTTGGAGAGCTATCCGAAAGTTTGTTTGGATCTGGCAAATCCTAAATAGTGCTGCCTCCACCATATTACTTATCTTAT TTTCTGTATCTAAGGCAACATACAAAATGCAGAGGAAGTTAAACATGGGAACTAAATGG GATACACTACGGGGTGTGTTTTTGTTGTCCACGACAACAGAGTGGTTACTAGCCTTCTCAATCATGTTCTTTGTGCTAACATTTATCCCTGGCTTCAAACGTTTGAAAGACATCAAAGTTAAAGTGACCTTGGATAAAGGTGAAAAGTCAGGACCACCTCCCAATGGAGAACAG GTTTAA